The nucleotide window tagtgaacaattaggtcaaacccggaattggcacactatcactgtacaaaaatgactaaatgaatagtatttgttcatttggccataacttggtctaggcaggtccaaatgacctgatttttgaacattagaaagctatgacatagtactacaactttcacgaagaacacaaatccaaattctgtccataaccaagtcaatttgccacccaaaattaggtcaccaaaactaccagaaccagaaatttcccagaatttctgggttgtttccaatccggccagccttagaaaaataggcaaaacctgggctacaaaactccaaatggagtgattcaaaaagagaattaaagctaagataataaggaacaactttgatgagagGTACTTAgctaaattcctacagtaaccagAGCAACAAAACAGTAGAAAATAGTgatccaaaattgaaaatttacaatttctcttaggaagctttgaatttggaatggcaatcaatgccaacaaatttgacacccaaaatgtggtatgtgagtgcaaTTAGAGTTACTAAACctatttagtatgaaaaagtcaatattttgacttgaatagtacaatAAATAGTGCCACCATAAATAAAAATGTAGAGGACTCAAATTTATAAACTGTAATGGGTAGGATAAGGCtgcaaaaatgaaattattggaattaattattagaaatggattgaatggatactgaagcactttaaatttatgtttttCAGTTGGAAATGGGTCTTCAAAGGAAAAACGAAAATTGGAGTAAATTAAGgcaacaaaagaggtttgtgcacaactagttttcaatttaTAAGGTTTTACATATCTcatttgattaaatgattttatgttctttacgtattatgtttatcaagtattgaatttaattcaataattatagaAATGTGTTAcagtatgaatgagtttagttttgggaaatggataagttatgattttatttttattatggattgaataaaatttgctttggaaaaattttgattggAAAATGATTTACATGGAAAAAGGACAAATTATGCTTTGAATTGTGATAGGCATGGAAATTATCGGTTATTGAAATtggcattgaattgaattgtattgtgattttatgctcacaaaaaggataataaaattTATGATGTTGTTTTATATCTCTCTACAAAATtcatctctcatttgttgaggagacactagagttagctttgttttgattaccatggtacgtgcacatgcttaaATCTTTCTCTTATTAGATGTTAGATCTAAGTTAAACTTTGCCCTTTTCGGAAGTAATTTGTTATGGATGTAATGTgcatgattcgatctccccgaccatagggagtgagaATCACTTTCAAGATTTGCTCTTACGGATTAGTCCTGCAAAAAGTTAGTGAGATTAAGAATGGTTTTTAGAAAAATGAGCAATGGTGATTTTAAAATGAGATttgtgtataattgattttagtaaaatttactctttattttcataaattgatgGGATTATTTTAAATGTctaattatgatttgataaattatgactattgatCAAGGTCATttgaacaaatgatttatattattggtagtgtttattttgatttttggaattttgatgaatttaaggatttccaaattcttattttaattttgtcaatgtatattgtattacattttaaattatagttgtgcaccactaagttcgcCACTCAGTGATAGTTTTGTATGCTATCACAGGTGGAAGTaaggatagagcagctgagtgagatcacttgaagctgCGCCTTAAAGACACATTGGGACTagcttcgggtatattataggtatacccttatacattagattttgatgtaatcatataattatatgtatgtaatttcatttgagtAGTTGCATAAATACTTTTGTAATGTTTTTTgaaatgtaatcaaatacaaattactgTAATATTAGTTTGAGATTTTaattacttataaagttttgttatACTAATTTTAGTACttcaatgaatgtaaatatttaaattcttttattttgtGAATGATAACTTATTTCTTTTACATTGAAAATTTGTGAGATTGAAATGAGATAGTTCAGTGTTGGTTTAAATCAAATTGCGTTTGATTATGAATTGAGCTTCTTGTATGGGATTGAATTGGGAGGTGAAATGgattttattggagttgtggttgagaaaacatattgggagtttttttcttttcagattttgaagaactgttttctcaaaatacagtcggcactctgccaaaattttgaaaaagtttcataacaccagattttaagcgaGGATTTGATCCAcgaccaaaatttcaattaaaggatTTTTAATAAATATCCAACATTCTgaccactataaaaatgatcataaatggttttaaaatcccttgtagtttatttaatgggttaccagtagacgaagtatggtaatttattagatatactacgggatcatgttacatcttacgagcaGTAGGGTGTGACACGTGTGGTGTAGTGTAATGGATATAGGTAGGATGGgcaaatcggcttgagctagtctcacttGGGGCCTGGTCTTTTTTGTGAAAGTCTGGGTGAGTACAGCTTTGAGTTGACATCACTGacccccgcatttggattattaagtgaaagtccggctcgAGTTAATCTCGCTGGCAGGCATTAGATTAAGAGAGCCTTATAGGATATTAGctcccatatgtatatatatctaATGTAatatacaggtgtgtgagtgctccaaattattctttgtgtgagtgctccaaattattctttgtgtgagtgctccaaattattttttGTACGAGTGTTGTTTGAACTTGGCTGAATATGATGATCtgtgttgcatttcattcttagggatgcatttgtgctagatagttatagaaattatacttaaaattaatatcttaatctatgagtcgaacgcttactcctattcaccctatttttctaggctataggaggagttctttttcagaataacctgcttcATTTCTTGCAGGTTTATTAGcaattatttatttgtattattattttctaaaattataaTCTAGAACTCCACATGTGTTAGCTGTAGCATGGATATTGTCAGGGATAGTGTTAATTTGAGTTTTTGGTTTTTAATAagtgaaaattattttatgattaaaaattttgtaaataatAGTATTAGGGTTGAGCTTGGCTCCCCTGGTTTTGGTTCTTGATGATTATTGGGTTGGGTTGACCCCAAAAATAAGTTGCaacattctattttattttattcatatgTTGGGCCTTAGTTTTTTGCTCTAGTTATGGATTTGGGAATAGTGAGGCTtgctacgggtctcgggggctttatacTGGCCCAGTTCCCAATGCCAGTCTAGCCCATGAGATCGGGTTGTGACATTAatgttttataataatttataattattttaataaatagtaactaaaaattttgagtctacaggaataaaataaataaagacaaATTTTCATAgcacaaaaaattaaattattttccttCAATAATTCATCTATTTTACAATTGGTagtgaaattaattttaaatttgataaaattattattcctAGAATTgaaggaaaatttttaaattttacaagaGTGTGCTTTATAGCTTAAATAAAGTGTTTAAAAAATTGTCATGTGGCACAATCtccttttttttcatattttttataagaaattaacttattatattaaataCTACTTTTCCTTATGCTAAAATATTCATTCAACTAATAAATGAGGGTGGCTAGGATATGAACTTTGGACCTTttggtttaaaagctttgataccATGTCAAGAAACCATTCTATTAGGATAAAAAcacatagattttttttttcttttttttttgagttCTTGCAGTTCAATGTGAATTTGCGATTGcctattttgagaaattgaaccaAAAGCCTTGCTTAAGGCTTGCCAGAcatcaaaagaagaagaaaagccaaTGACATATGGAAATATTTCTTCAGTAAGAGAAGAAGCAACCATGATAACAGCATTTGATTATTTGGAAACCAAGATTCATACTCAATATTGCAAACAAGTTCAAAAGTGGAGGTACTGATGATAATTTTTTGTGGAAAAGGACATGCACCATTAACAAAACcatgtaattttttataattaagtgAATGAATGGGCTAAGCCAAGAGTCTGTGACGAGTGAGATGGGCTTACTTGGATTAAGACCAACCATTGCAAAAAGGTAAGAACTAATCAATTAGGTAGCTAATCCATCACTTTTGTAAGCCCTTTGAATTACTTGTAATCTTTCGATGTGAGGCTCTAAACACCTCACCTTAAGTGGTAACCATTTTGGTTAATACTTAAACCTGGAAATCCTCCCCCTTCAACCTTTGAACTTTGATGCAACAGCAACATCTGGAACGTTGAATTTGAATTGAACGAGGCCGGACCTGCTCTGATATAATTTAAACGTTAAGAATGGcaatttttctattttaattgtATAAAGTGTTAGAAAAGAGGCTTATATACTTGTTACAACGTGAAATATGCTAGTTGTATAGGTAAGCTAATGACATTGAATAAGTTAAAAGAAAAATAGGATAAAGATATCATATGTATCCTAACACACTCAATATAAAAGTTTAAACTTGTATGTAAGGGCTCCAATAATATCTTTATATATCTATGTCATTTAACAAACAGACAGGACAATCATGATACACCTGTGatcttttttaaattaaaactataatatgtagaatttatttaataaaaattaaaatataaaaaatttatttaactataattttttttttaaaaatctaaTGTGACTATTAACCTAAAATTAAAGAGCCAAAATAAACCTATGATCTTATTAATAATAATTGTTGACTCtcataactaaattatttaaatattacttCATTTATTTCAAGGAAAACATTTTTCTGGTAAATATTTTCCACATTTTATATTATTTGagagtaaaaaataaaatactataGGAAAATCATTTTTCCAGtcatgaacaaatattgttcagaGTAAGAGAAATAACTTCCTGTTTCAAAATTGATGGTCATTTTCTCCGATGCTTGCTTAACtattattagaattttttttttctacttagGCTTTTGGATTACGGGACTAATGATTAATTAGtgtctaatttttttattttttctttttacttaattttttacaataaatttaattattttgaaattaatttttattgtcattacataataaaaaataatttatctttttaaaaaaaatttcacaaaaaatattttatgcaaaaaataattttgacaaataaattattttttttataaaataaactgTTACgctaaatatttttctttttctatatGAAAAATTGTCCGTCTCATGCAATTCCAAATCACAGTAAAGATAAAACTTGAAGGGTAACTGAAGTTTATGGAAACGATGTGAAAGCAATTTCAACTAAACCACACAGGCCATTATTATCAGCACACATTAATAGTTACGATGGGCCTATGTGCCACTAATGATTGGTTTATACATGATGCAGTTTATCATAATAGTAAAGCCATGTGTACAAAAAATTATTTGgaaattctattaaaatttatctcaatcaataattaaaattcaTCTTAAAATTTTCTCATGTATATGAAAATGCATGGACCCCTTTCACTAGGTAGGTTGTTTTTGTCCTTTACAAAATAATTCATTTTGTTCTTGTTGATCTGCTGTTGACTATGTGTACATTGCTATTGCAATTATTATCGACAAAAACACATTTTtagatatattaattaaaatatattaaaaatattttaaaattaaatttaatgaattttagtaataagaatattaaaataacaaaatattttttaattattttttaatagcatttaaaatgatttttttttccgaaaaaataatttttgccctCAAACTTCAATACCAAAAAAGGACTTATATATTTAGAACCGATTTTATTATAGGTTAGCATGCTTGCTTAGAATAGAACCTATCTACAAATTCCATCTTAATTCAAATGAATCATGACACCAATGAGTTTTGATTCGTcttcaaaattaattatatatgaggAACCCTAATTAcaattaaatcaataaaaaagAACAATTTGAGAATAtaagaatgtataaatgagaacgttaatgtataaatgagagcACTGTGAAGTATATATAGGTTACAAATTATGAATTACTGCCTTTTGAACGAAATTTTGAGATCAAAAGGCATAACTATTGATTTAGTTAGGTTTTGAAGGTTTAAACTCCATATTTCAATATGATTATAACAACATTTAGGCTCCATTTgttttgtgaaaaatattttttaaaaattttatttattttatttatattttttagcaTTTAGAGCACTAAAAAATGAATTaacggaaaatatttttctaattaaatgtaaaactaaactatttttaatgaaaataaattttaataatcttattaatatGAAAACAATTTTACATGAATAACATTTATATACCATTAACTTAATATcataatcaaatattaaaaaatatttttataaaaatattttcttaaaaattaattttcataaaaaatattttttatatataaaaattattttttactaaGCAACATAATAAGAAAGTGAGTTGAGGTATATTAAATACGGCAATGGGGTTTTGTTCATATATAGGACTCCAATCACATCCAAAAAATAGGGAAAATGGGCAACGTCATCTGCACATtaactttttttccttttttaatggataatctaaaattaaaattttatgtaaatgaaaaatatattccTTTCATCTACAAAGAtaactttatttttttacataaattaagaaaatataattaatatagataaaataatttcTTTTGTCTTTTCCTAATACATCATTCAGTTATATCACTCCAATAAAAATTAGATAATTTatgttaataaattattattattagaattaataaattttattttttaagaatatattaataaattaataaattaatttttatttaaaaatttataatttaattcaaataaaaaaataaatatattttcacGAAAGGAAGAGAGTATTTATCATTACTCTAACTCTATCCGCTACAAATAAGTATCATTCTTTTGTAGTGGAAAAGAATTGGCAGAGATGATTCCGTCTCATCAGCATTTGGCAAATAATAAATAAGCCATTTTAAAAGATCAACAGAATGAATAAATACAAAACAGGTGATGGCTATACCAGTAACTATGGCTAGGAAATTAACAAAAGCCTACCTATCACTGATAAACTTGTTTTTATTCCATGTGGGTGAAAGCTATgtgagagtttatgatgagattataattattaaaaataaaaattaaaaaaaaaaaaaaaacctcaattGGAACACTCACCAGAATTCATCTGCTTAATCAATAATCATCTGCCAGGAGAACATTAAATTGAATTTCATTTTCTATTAGCAAAAAACTTATTGAACCTGAAGCATGATTTTTTAGACTCTCATATCCgctacaaataaataaatatagtaaAGAAGATTTGAACTAAATTGACTTAAAGCTATTTTAACTGAAGCAACTCAAAGCTCAATGGCTAAACATTATTGGTGATCTTTCATACTCATTGAGTTTCACATGGTATATGAGCAAATCATAAGCAGTGTCACAACAACAAAGTCAAACCAACATATCAACCTTGGCCAATCAAAGAATTTCACAATTTTGGAAAGTTGAGAATTTGTCATCAAAGAATCATCTAAATTTAAGAAGAAGATTATTAAGCTTAAGTACATATATAAcaatcaattttatttatttataactgGAGCTATAGCCCCAAAATTACAGTAAACAATTAAGAAAAACACTGCTAAGATCATGCAGAATCTAAGACAAGGACCAACATTCAATTTTACAATAATCATCTAGCCCTcatgttttatttttaatttgttttatttttattttttatttaacaaaAGAAAAATAGTACTGCATACTTTACGCAAAGACAAGCATAAATATAGAAATACTTTTCATACTTTCCCCACTAAATTCTAATCGAAGCAAGTGCTTTTTCAAGGTCCTTGGCCTTCCTGCCAAagtattcagccactgtcacaGAGCGGTATAGAGGAATTTGGCCAAAACTCAAACCCAGAGGATCTAGATTGAAATCAGCAGGCGGGGAATAGAAGAAAGCCACAGAAAACCTTTGTTTAGCCTCTTTCATCACCACACGATGAACAACACTTGGAAACCTAGCATTTGAGAGGATGTGTAAGAGATCACCAACGTTCACTACAAGTGCCCCAGTGACTGGTTGTACAAAACCCCATCCAACTCCTTCTTTGAATATTTGTAGGCCGCTGATCCTCTGGTGCAGTATGGTGAAGAGGGAATTGTCTGTGTGAGGAGCTAGACCAATGGCTCGATTGGGGTCTGGGCACAATGGATAAGAGTTCAGCTGCAAAGCAGTGCTGGCAACTTCAGGTGAACCAAGCCACTTCATTTCTTCTTCTGACACGGCTAAGTACTCCAGAATATTATGCATTATTGTTATGGCTAGCTCCTCCATTTTCTTTTGTCCGTCCACCATTATGTCACTGCTTATATGGTCGTTTTCGAAACAaaaacatattaattaattaggaGAATTAATTTTAGCTTAATTTCTTTAGCTCCACACCTAGTTTATTTGTTTATTGGGTCATGTCTACTAAGCCACTACCCTCCCCAGGTGATAAGGGTGCACTCTTCCACATTAACTTATAGCATTTCTTATAAATAACTTTGAAGTGCTTCCTAACCGAGTGATATTACTTTTGAATAAATAACTAATAAACACAATCACTCATTTTTCAGAAAAAAGATTGCTATAAAAGAAAGTTTTTACTAAATATTAGTGAGTATTGGTGGTCGCCAGTTGCTTATTCATAACTAATATAAATTCATGGAAAAAGGTATTTAATTTgaaggttatatatatatatatatatatatatatatatgcaggaCGCAAATTAAATGAAGTAGCTTTACCCATTTCCCTACGTGCATGGAAGTGCATGGACTTACCAAAATTTCTGATAGTCATTGGGCCATAGTTCTCTGGCATGATCCAAAGGAGAACCAATGATAGTGAACCCTTCATGCCACATAAACTTGTTGAAAAACGACGATATTCGAGCTAAGCCGTATCCGGTGACTCCACCAGGAGACCTTAAGGCCTTGAGCTTTTGTGTAGTCGGAAGAGAGAAAAGCTGACGAGCCTCAGACTCAACTTCATCGAGTAGGTTCAATGGAATATCATGGTTCACAACTTGGAATACACCCCATGTCTCACATGCATGTCCTATTAGCTTAGCTGCATCTGGGTCCTTGAGGTCAATCGTGGGTATAGATAACCAGTCATTGGACTCAAAGCCATCGGAGATAGGCCAAGCATGAGAATCAGGCACAGTAACGACAGAATCAAAGTCTAAAGGGATGATATCGTCGACTTTGAGAGGATATTGTGCGTAGACTTCAGAGAGAGTGCTCATGGTATATAGCTATGATGACTACCTAGCAAGCAAGCAAATccaataaaagataggaaaataaaagcaaaaagaaaaaaaaggtttTCTTAGTATTAGATTTGGTAGATTAATTATAAACAAATAAGCAAGATTAGGGTTAAGATGATACCGTTTGAAGAGGGTGACTGTTTGGACAGAGAAATGTCTGTATGTGAATTTAGAAGGATGTATGGAGAGGGGAATGTTGTTTTTTCCTTTTGCTTTTATAGAGGGAAATTTTTATCTAGGCCTATCTTTTATAAATCTAAGATATAAATATATCAAATTCACCTAGTTAATGTCTTAacatgtattttatattttgagcCTGTGCTTATCTCTTCTCGTATATATAAGAGATAAACAGATAAGATTCACCTATTTGATGTATTATCATCCATTTTGCTAAACCAAATCCAGCTAAGAAAAATTCTTAATATGAAATTTTTCAACAGCATAAATGGCTTTCATATGCTCACTTTTTGAGGCATGTAAATTTTATACCTCTGTTGTTGGTCAATTACATGTGGATTAAAGAAACCTtagttattaaataaataatttttttaataacaacTAATATAACTTATGTTTATaaagatataaaaatatatactatttagttttaaattttgaaatagtttattaataaattattttctattatttttttacaataataataaaaggatAAACAAACCTCATGAtgattttaaaatatcattaaaatttttagattttaaatataagaaatgatTTTAACAATAAATGTTTaagttttataaataatttttagtgactaattgtttaattttaaattaatatagtaTAAAATGATGAGTAAAGTTTTATAATGCCAAAATTGCaaagttaagaattttaaaattcttaatagtagtaaaaagaattttaaacaactatttttttatatgaaataagatatagtatttaaaattaaaaaaaaaatagataaaaaattaatatttaatataataaagtaatttttatataaaaaatgcaAAAATAAAGACGAAAAAAACTGTCATGATAAAGATAAAAAAGACTACGTCATATGGCGATATTTCAAGCAAGCTTATTGAGTTAAGTGCCTTACTCTTGTAAAGTCATTTTTAAGATTCAGCTTTAATGTATGTATAAAtaagtattttttatattttatattttcacaatcatatcataaaattttgttaatgtaaaaatttgtgttaattataattacattttatgtcacATGGCAATATTTTAAGCAAACTTATCTTGTGAATCCACTTTTAAGGTTCAactttaatatatgtataaacatatattgttttatattttatattttcataatcacATTACAAAATTTAGTTTTTGACAagtgttaataaataaataagtcaattaattatatattcaaattGTGCAAAAAAGAAATTATATAGGATGCCGTTACTGTAATTTCGAACTCTTATGAAAATAAGTTTAACTATTAAATTAAGTATTTGTATCTAAATTTATGCACTCTTTATACACActtaattatgtacatatattgatataaatatttaattatatattttaatataaatatttaagttAACAGTTATTATTCATTCCAATATTAAATCAAATTTATATTAGATCCATCCAATTATATATTCAGTCTGACCATTAGTGATCTGCTTGGAAAAATACACATCTATATTAGGCTATacctaagaaaaaaaaatgtgtgGATTTGTGGAAATTAATTGGATATTAATGTTGCTTCTTTTTTAAGTTGATGAAAATCCAAGCAGCAGATATCAAGAGAGCCAAATAAGGGTAAATTTATTAGGAGATCTCAGCAATTTTCCTTATTTAACATGTATatgcataattaatttttaatattggcATAATTGGCACAAAATTATTCTAAACTTGCCTCATATATTTCCCTATATTTGGTTAACTTATCCATTTGTAAAGTAAatagaaatgaaattttaatgtggTAAATATATGGATGAATTTCCTTTTCCAATCATAAgctatttaatgaaaaataaggtataattaaagaaataaactctACAATGGTAATAATCTGttaaataagttaaaaaaaatactacttaattaaaaattttagataaaataatttttcctataataaaaataaaaaataattaaaaaataaattaatatgaatAAGATaagtaaataatataataaagtttTTAGcaaatctaattaattttctATAATGATTTGACTTTTTTTCCTTTATGTGCATtttgcaataataataataataatttattagatTGATTGTATAAATATACTTTAGTctgttaaaatttatttattccttttaataacaattttgggaacttaataatttagaaatatgaaaaaaaaattaagatttttttaatatcaattaggATAAAAGCTCAtcgaataatatttttttaaacttaaataattatatattttataaaatacttaaatgctttttataattacaattatttaaatGTAAAATAAACTTTTATAATTATTTACATCTAAAGCTTATAaccatttaaatataaattatttaaaagtacTTAA belongs to Hevea brasiliensis isolate MT/VB/25A 57/8 chromosome 4, ASM3005281v1, whole genome shotgun sequence and includes:
- the LOC131179068 gene encoding gibberellin 3-beta-dioxygenase 1-like — its product is MSTLSEVYAQYPLKVDDIIPLDFDSVVTVPDSHAWPISDGFESNDWLSIPTIDLKDPDAAKLIGHACETWGVFQVVNHDIPLNLLDEVESEARQLFSLPTTQKLKALRSPGGVTGYGLARISSFFNKFMWHEGFTIIGSPLDHARELWPNDYQKFCDIMVDGQKKMEELAITIMHNILEYLAVSEEEMKWLGSPEVASTALQLNSYPLCPDPNRAIGLAPHTDNSLFTILHQRISGLQIFKEGVGWGFVQPVTGALVVNVGDLLHILSNARFPSVVHRVVMKEAKQRFSVAFFYSPPADFNLDPLGLSFGQIPLYRSVTVAEYFGRKAKDLEKALASIRI